The sequence below is a genomic window from Desulfurobacteriaceae bacterium.
CGGAAGCAGCTATTTCTATCAGTTTCATGTTGTCAACTAAGGAATCGCTGGTAACGTTTATAACTTCTGGGGATATCTTTTCCATTTCTGCTATTCTCAACAGTATATTGACTTTTTGTTCGTCTGGTAGTTCAGAAAGAATTTCTACTGCTTTTTTGTTCGAAAGAATAGAAACGATAAAAGCAAAAAGTTGAGGATGCTCGTCTTTAAAGTTTTCTACAAGTAAGGTAGAGTCTATTATGTTGGCAACCGAGAGCTTTTTTTTGGCATCCTGTAAAGCTAAGGTCTTCTCAACAATTCTTCTTATGCTTTCATCGTTCCTTGAAGCAAGTTCAAGGACTTTCTGTAAGAATTTCTTGCTCGGAGTTTTTGCAAAAGGTCTGTTGTATAGTTTAAGGAAATCTACAGCCGCTTTCATTATAAGCCTGGGAGGAACAGCCTTTATCTTCATCATTAAGAAGGCAAGCTTCTGAATTTCGCTTTCTTCAAGATGTTCCATTACTTTGAAAGCAACTTCTTCTTCCAAAGATAAAAGAAGAATAGCTGCTTTTTCTGAGTTTGTCATGACCTACTTTTCCTTAATAGCTTTTCAATTCCTCCTTTCGTTTTAAGGCTTTTTTTCTCCTTAAGCCTTTTCACGAGGATAGCAACCAGTTCTTCAACAGAAGTATATTTTACCTCAGATGAGTTTAGAATAGCACTGTCAATTGTAACTTTTAGCCTGCTACTAAGAGTAAGAAGCATTTCATGGAATAAGGGAACTTTTTTATCGTGGAGAATTCCCAAAAAAGTACCTCCCGATAGTCTACAGAAGTTGCCTATTTTTCTTTTCCTTATTTCGCTACCTATTTCGCTGAGGACTCTGTCTCCTTCTTCCCAACCTCTCGTAAGGTTAACAAAAAGAAGTCCTTTTACGTCAAAGGCTGTGTAATATAAGCTCTTTTTGGGAAGGAAAAATAGTATTTCTTTCCAGCGGGAAAAAACCGGAAGTCCAGTAATAAGGTCCCGAAAGAATGCTTCTTTTCTAAACTTTTCTAGGTCTTCTGTAAGTGAAGAATCTTTTCCAATGTCCAAGACCCCTACGGTTTCTAGAATTTTTGTAGCGACATCAGTAACTTCCGGATAGAATGCTTTACCCTTGTCGTTTTCTATGATATTCAGAGCAGCTTCTAAAGAAAGCGCTCCTCTGTAGGGTCTCTCTGTGGTGATGGCGTCAAAGACATCGGCAATGCTTACAATGTTAACGTAAACGGGAATTTCTCTGTAGTTCATTCCGTAAGGGTAACCTTTTCCGTCTATCCTTTCGTGGTGTTTAAGAATAATGTCTAGAATGCGCGGAATTTTTCTTTTTTTTTCTTTTAAGAGTTCAAATCCTAAGATAGGATGCTTTTTAACCAGCTCTCTTTCTACAGGTGTTAGTGCTGTCGGTTTTAACAAAATAGCATCGGGTATACCTATTTTGCCTATGTCATGCAAGAATGCGCCTATATAAATTCTGCTAAGCTCTTCTCCTGTAATTCCAAGTGCTTGAGCTATGAGTAGAGAGTATAAGGCCACTCTATTAGAATGTCCCTCTGTATAGGTATCTCTGATAGAAAGAGCTTTAAGAAGAAGAGAAAGTGATTTGAACCAAGGGTTTTCTTTCTTAATCCTGTAGCTCTCTTCAAAAGCTCTTCTTAGTAAGTTTTCTTTTGCATTTAGCTGTTTAACCATCTCCTAATAATCTCGGCCGCTCTCTTGGGGTCTTCCTTAATTTTGGATTCTATATGTTTTAATATGGCCTGTAAAGCTTTGTCTACTTTAACACTTTCAGGTTCATACTTTAACTCTTCTATTTTAAGCCCTGGAACGAGTTTAGCAAGCTCTGATAAAGTAAGTGGAGCTTTTTCAAGATCTACTTTCTCTAAGAAAGTTTCTATACCTTCTTCAGCTGATTGTACTGGTTTTTCGGGAACCCCGGTAGTTAAGAGTTCTTCTATGGATTTCGTAGCGAGGGCTCTTTCTTTTCTTCTTTTTAAAATAAAGAGTGCAACTATAAGAACGATTAAGAGGATTATAAAGGCTCCAAAAGCGGCGATAATTGCCCATTTCGGAATTCCAAACCTTTTAGAGAGGCTTTTAACAGGAGCTGGTAGGGCAATTTGCTTAGAAAGGTTGATTTCCACCTTTTCCGCTACGCTTTCAAATGGTAAAGAAGCAACTGTTACAACGTCTCCTCTTTTCGGATTATATCCGACGGCGGTTTTTACGGCTCTTTCTATTTCTTGGAGCTCTTCTTCTGTTATTGGTAAGTATTCAAGCTTACCATCTTTTTCAATGTACTTACCGCTTACTAGTACAGATATGGTGAGCCGTTTTATTACTGGAGAGTTAAGGATTTTCTTCCTTCTTATTTCTCCCGTATTGTAGTTTACGATAGATTTCTTTTTCTCTACTTTTCCCTTTTTACTTCCCAGCTCTCCAATTACTTCAAAATCCCTTCCAACAGGAGGAGGAAGATTAGAGGTCGTCCCCGGAATTCCTCCTAACGGAGGAGAGGACATTGCAATTTCTTTTTCTCTTTTTTCACTCACAATGGCACTTTTGTCCGGATCGTAGAAATGTTCTTCAACCTCTTCTTGAGTAAAATCAAGGTCAATGTTGGCTTTAACAGAAACCCGAGAAGTACCGTAAACCTTTGCAAGGAGCGCCAGAATTTTTGTTTCTATTTCCCTTTCAATCTTCTTCTTTATCCTGAACTTTTCTTCTACCTCATCGGAAGAAGACGTTTTGAGAACTTCTTCTGCAAGGTCGTTTCCGAACTGATCTACAATGGATACGTTTTCGGGTTTTAAGTTCCTTATAGACTTAACCAAAAGATTGATTATTCCCCTTACCTGTTCTTCAGTTAGCTTCTCCCCGGGATAAAGTTCCAGAACAACAGAAGCTCTCGGTTCTTCATCTGAAAGAAAGGCTGTGTCTTCAGGAAAAGAAACTATCACCTTTGCAGATTTTACCGGAGCTAAACTCTCTATACTTTTAGCAATTTCATTTGCTATAGCTTGTTGATACAGAATCTTCATTTGATATTTGCTCATTCCAAACTTAGGCTCTTTAAAGAGCCCGAAATCAATTCTGCCGCTTGAAGGAATTCCCTTAGATGCAAGTAAGATTCGTGTAGAGTAAACAAATTCTTTGGGAACGTAAACTGATTTCCCGTCTGAAGATACCTTAAAGCTTATTCCTTCCTTTGAGAGTTCTTTGACAACCTCCTCTACTGCGGAAGGGTTTAGGTTTGTAAAAAGCGGAGCAAAATTTTCTTTGCTTGTACCGGGGAAAAAAACATAGAAAAGAAGAGCCACGAAAACAAAAAAACTAGCGATTCCGCCTAAGACTATGTGCTTATGCCTTTCAAAAAAAGAGCGTACTTTTTCCTTATCTAAGGTGCTCAGTTTTTCCCTAACACCTTTTACGTCCATTTAATTAGACCTGCATGTGTACGAAAGTTTGGTATGTTTGCAAGATTTTGTTTCTAATCTGGACTGCAGCTTTGACGGCAAGCTCAGCTTCAGTTGCGGCAACTACTGCCCCTAGAATGTCATCGTTTTTACCGCTTGCAATCTCTACAGCCTTGAACTCAGCCTTTTTAACTACTTGATTTAACTTCTCAACCTCATCCTTCAAAGTTTCAGCAAAACTCTTATAGCTTTTGTCTGAGGCTTTACCATTTCTTAATTCTTGACCATTTAAGAGCTTTAACTTTATCCCTTTTACTTCCATTTTTTCCCTCTATCGTTAAGTTTTAAGTATGTCCAGGGTAATATTAATTAGGTTTTTAGCGTTATTTGCAACATTAACGTTGGCCTGATACATTCTACTGGCTTCTATTAAGTTTGTCATCTCTTCTGCCGGGTCTATGTTTGGATATTTCACATAGCCATCTTTGTTAGCATCTGGATTTCCGGGCTCATACTTTATAATTGGGGGGCTTTTGTCTTTAACAACTTCATCTACTATGACACCGTATACTTGATTTTGTGCATCTAAAAGGACAGCCTTAAAATGGACATCTCTCCTTTTGTAGTAGCCCCCTTCAGGAGTAGAAGTAGAGTCCACGTTGGCTAAGTTGCTTGCTATTACTCCTATTCTGAGTCTTTGAGCTACCATGCCAGAAACGGCAACGCTTATAGTTTTAAGCAGACTCATGACTACCCACCTCTTTAAGCTGTTTTTCGCCTTCCTGTTTTTCATCGTTTGCTATGGTAACAGCCAGCAGATTGTTTTCCACAGTTCCAAGCTTTGTTCTAAACTTTGGTTCTCCGTTTATAACTAAACTTACGTCTTCGGGTGAAAAGCTTAAAACGTCTCCTTTCTTAAGAGATAGCAGCTTTCTCAAAGTGAAAGGATAGAAAATTCTTGCTTCAACTTCTACGGAAGAATTCATAACTTTTTCTCTTAAAATCTCTTTCCAACCTTTGACTCTTTCTTTCAAGATTCCTTGATACAAAAGGTCGCAAATCTCCAAAAAGTCGTAGTCTATAGCTAAGGAAACTGGAAACTTCCATATGTGTAGTTTAAAATTTATATCTGCCCAAAAAAGAGAATGCTTTAGGGAGTAAGCAACTACTTCGGCCGAGTTGTTTTCGTATCCTGTAATTATTGCTTTTACCTTTGCAAACTCTCTTGTTGTTACCTCTTCTAAGACTGAAAATAGATGATTCCAGAAAAATTTAACTATGTCCCAGTCAACAGCAGAATTTATTAGCTTTCCGACAAGTTCATGTGGATACTTTGAGAGTTTGGAATTGCTTAAAAGAGAATCCACCAAAAGAGGAAAAAGGTCTTTCGGAAATAGTAGAAATACGGGATATGAAGCTTTAGCAATGTTAACAAAGGAGATTTCACCTTTTAAAAGAAGGAGGTCTTGCCTAGAAAAAACGTCTTTTTTTGATAAGTTCACTAAGTCTAACTCTAAGGTAGTATTGACTAAAGAAGAAACGGAAGATGTAAACTCGCTGATTAGAGAAAGGACATAGGTATTTACAAATCTGTAGTCTGAAATCACAGAAGAGGGAATTTTGTCTAATCCCTTTGAGATATTGCTTGTTTCGCCTTCTGAAACTGTAATGTCTTCTTTTGTAGATGGTGCTCTCCCCTTTTCTTCCTTTCTTTTTACGGCCGGAACTTCATCAAGAAGTGCTAAGAGTTCTTCGTCCGATAGAACTTCCCTTAGAGTATTACCGTTTAAGAACTTACCGTTACCGCTGTTTTTTCTTTCCATTTCCTTTAGCCCGAATTCCTTTTAAAGGCTTCTACGATAAACTTTTTAAGTCCTATACCTCCAGCTTCGGCGATTTCTTCTCCGAGCTGAACAAAAAATAGATTCTCCCAAAAACGGGTTTGAGAAGAAAAGAATGGGTTCTCCTCTGTAGAGGAGAGTTCTGCTAAAATCTTTTGTATGAAAATCGCTTCAAACTCTGTTGCCGCCTTCCTGATTTGTTTTTCCGGGCTCTTAGCATCAAGAATCGTCTTAACCTCAGAGATAGAAAAGATGGAGCTCATCCCTTTCTCCTTTCAGTCTGTATGTTCCCTATGTAAAGCTAAACCATCTCAGGCATCTGTCGATATTATAAAAGATTGGACCTAATCAGACAAACTTTTGTAAGAGATAAGAGAGAGGTAGCTCTAGCGTGATTCCCTACGGCAAACACTGGATAGATGAAGAAGATATACAAGCTGTTGTTGAAGTCTTAAAATCGGACTTTATAACCCAAGGACCCAAAATTAGGGAGTTTGAAGAAAAACTTGCCGTCATTTGTGGGGCAAAGTATGCAGTCGTATTTAACTCGGGAACTTCTGCCCTTCATGCAGCCTACTTTTCCCTCGGTTTAAAGGAAGGAGATGAATTTATAACTTCACCGCTTACTTTTGTAGCTACTGCAAATGCTGGCTTGTTTCTTGGGGCAAAGCCTGTGTTTTGCGATGTAGAAGAAGACACAGGAAACATAGCTTCAGAATTTTTAGAAGACAAAGTTACCGAAAAAACCAAACTTATATCTGTCGTTCACTATGCCGGACACCCTTGCGATATGGAAAAGGTGAAAAAAATAGCCGACAAGTACGGACTTGCTGTAGTTGAGGATGCTTGCCATGCTTTAGGAGCAAAGTATAAAGGCACAAAAATAGGAAGTTGTAAATACTCAGATGTTACAGTCTTCAGTTTTCATCCCGTTAAACACATAACAACGGGTGAAGGAGGAGCTGTTTTAACGAATAGAGAAGATGTATACGAAAAGCTTCTTATGTTTAGAAATCACGGAATAACAAAAGATAGCAGGCTTTTTACAACTATTCCTGACGGTGAATGGTATTACGAGATGCAGTTTTTGGGATTTAACTACCGCATGACCGATATTCAGGCATCTCTTGGAATTTCTCAGCTGAGAAAACTTGATAAGTTTGTAAAGAGAAGGAGAGAAATAGCTGAAATTTATAGTAGAGCATTTAAGAACAATCCTTACTTTGAAACTCCTGTAGAGAAAGAATATGCTTATCATTCCTACCATCTATATCCTATAAGATTAAAAGATAAAAGGAAGAGGGAGGATATATTTAGACTCTTGAAAGAAAAGGAATTGGGAGTTCAAGTACATTACATACCGGTCTACCTTCACCCTTATTATCAAAGACTTGGATACAGGAAAGGAAAGTGTCCGTTGGCAGAGGAGTTTTACAGTAGAGAAATAAGTCTACCAATTTACCCTAAGATGACAGAGAAAGAAGTACATCATGTTATAAATGTTGTAAACGAAACATTTAGAAAGTTCTGAAGGAAAAAGGAAATGAGGGTCAAAATTTTATACTCTAAGCTTTAGGATAAATTTTGTGCTGTATCTCCCCTGGGAAGATACAGCACACGGCGTAAGCCGTTGTTTTTGACTATGCGTTAATGATAAACAGGCGTTATTGCTTGTTATTCTTCGTGAATGTAGTATACTATGCGTATGGGAAAAGTGAACTTGAAACCCAACATAAGAAGAGGGAGAACCTGCGTATATAACTGCAACTACCACATAGTTTTTTCAACCAAGTACAGGCGGAAAGTCTTAACTCCCGAAGTGGAAGATTATCTCAAGAAAGTAATAGTAGAAACAGGAGTAGAAAAAGGTTTTGAAGTAGCGATGGTGGAAGTAGGAGAACAAGACCACGTTCACCTCTTTGTATCAGCACACCCGAAAATAGCTCCTTCATACATAGTAAAGATGGTAAAGGGAATAAGTGCAAGAAAACTGTTTTTAAAGTTTCCAGAGCTTAAAAAGAAATTGTGGAAAGGACATTTGTGGAATCCGTCCTACTATATAGAAACAATAGGTTCAATTTCTGAAGATGTGATAGGCAAATATATAGAGAATCAGAAGAGGAAATAGATGCTCTATGTTTACAGATTCAGACTCTATCCTACGAAAGAACAGGTAGAGTTTCTAAACCGTCAGATAGGACACTGCAGGTTTGTCTATAACAAGCTCCTTGAAATAGCAAAAGAAAATTACGAAAGAGAGAACAAAAAGTGGAACTTCTACGAGTACAAAAAACTGCTTCCTAAACTTAAGCAAGAATTTCCGTTTCTCAAAGAAGCAAACAGCCAATCACTCCAAGAAGCGGTGAAGTGGCTTGATAGAG
It includes:
- a CDS encoding FliG C-terminal domain-containing protein; amino-acid sequence: MTNSEKAAILLLSLEEEVAFKVMEHLEESEIQKLAFLMMKIKAVPPRLIMKAAVDFLKLYNRPFAKTPSKKFLQKVLELASRNDESIRRIVEKTLALQDAKKKLSVANIIDSTLLVENFKDEHPQLFAFIVSILSNKKAVEILSELPDEQKVNILLRIAEMEKISPEVINVTSDSLVDNMKLIEIAASEKVGGIERTAEILRSFGSELWKLFEMIREKAPEMAQRLENILFPFESLLYANDRGIQNLIIAVDRQTLLAALYGSDESIREKFLSNMPQAMRTAFEEDLSISEFSPPDVEKAKEEIVEKAKQLLKEGKLVINIASTEGS
- a CDS encoding HD-GYP domain-containing protein; its protein translation is MVKQLNAKENLLRRAFEESYRIKKENPWFKSLSLLLKALSIRDTYTEGHSNRVALYSLLIAQALGITGEELSRIYIGAFLHDIGKIGIPDAILLKPTALTPVERELVKKHPILGFELLKEKKRKIPRILDIILKHHERIDGKGYPYGMNYREIPVYVNIVSIADVFDAITTERPYRGALSLEAALNIIENDKGKAFYPEVTDVATKILETVGVLDIGKDSSLTEDLEKFRKEAFFRDLITGLPVFSRWKEILFFLPKKSLYYTAFDVKGLLFVNLTRGWEEGDRVLSEIGSEIRKRKIGNFCRLSGGTFLGILHDKKVPLFHEMLLTLSSRLKVTIDSAILNSSEVKYTSVEELVAILVKRLKEKKSLKTKGGIEKLLRKSRS
- the fliF gene encoding flagellar basal-body MS-ring/collar protein FliF, with protein sequence MDVKGVREKLSTLDKEKVRSFFERHKHIVLGGIASFFVFVALLFYVFFPGTSKENFAPLFTNLNPSAVEEVVKELSKEGISFKVSSDGKSVYVPKEFVYSTRILLASKGIPSSGRIDFGLFKEPKFGMSKYQMKILYQQAIANEIAKSIESLAPVKSAKVIVSFPEDTAFLSDEEPRASVVLELYPGEKLTEEQVRGIINLLVKSIRNLKPENVSIVDQFGNDLAEEVLKTSSSDEVEEKFRIKKKIEREIETKILALLAKVYGTSRVSVKANIDLDFTQEEVEEHFYDPDKSAIVSEKREKEIAMSSPPLGGIPGTTSNLPPPVGRDFEVIGELGSKKGKVEKKKSIVNYNTGEIRRKKILNSPVIKRLTISVLVSGKYIEKDGKLEYLPITEEELQEIERAVKTAVGYNPKRGDVVTVASLPFESVAEKVEINLSKQIALPAPVKSLSKRFGIPKWAIIAAFGAFIILLIVLIVALFILKRRKERALATKSIEELLTTGVPEKPVQSAEEGIETFLEKVDLEKAPLTLSELAKLVPGLKIEELKYEPESVKVDKALQAILKHIESKIKEDPKRAAEIIRRWLNS
- a CDS encoding flagellar hook-basal body complex protein FliE; this translates as MEVKGIKLKLLNGQELRNGKASDKSYKSFAETLKDEVEKLNQVVKKAEFKAVEIASGKNDDILGAVVAATEAELAVKAAVQIRNKILQTYQTFVHMQV
- the flgC gene encoding flagellar basal body rod protein FlgC, which codes for MSLLKTISVAVSGMVAQRLRIGVIASNLANVDSTSTPEGGYYKRRDVHFKAVLLDAQNQVYGVIVDEVVKDKSPPIIKYEPGNPDANKDGYVKYPNIDPAEEMTNLIEASRMYQANVNVANNAKNLINITLDILKT
- a CDS encoding FliM/FliN family flagellar motor switch protein, which translates into the protein MERKNSGNGKFLNGNTLREVLSDEELLALLDEVPAVKRKEEKGRAPSTKEDITVSEGETSNISKGLDKIPSSVISDYRFVNTYVLSLISEFTSSVSSLVNTTLELDLVNLSKKDVFSRQDLLLLKGEISFVNIAKASYPVFLLFPKDLFPLLVDSLLSNSKLSKYPHELVGKLINSAVDWDIVKFFWNHLFSVLEEVTTREFAKVKAIITGYENNSAEVVAYSLKHSLFWADINFKLHIWKFPVSLAIDYDFLEICDLLYQGILKERVKGWKEILREKVMNSSVEVEARIFYPFTLRKLLSLKKGDVLSFSPEDVSLVINGEPKFRTKLGTVENNLLAVTIANDEKQEGEKQLKEVGSHESA
- a CDS encoding rod-binding protein, translating into MSSIFSISEVKTILDAKSPEKQIRKAATEFEAIFIQKILAELSSTEENPFFSSQTRFWENLFFVQLGEEIAEAGGIGLKKFIVEAFKRNSG
- the pseC gene encoding UDP-4-amino-4,6-dideoxy-N-acetyl-beta-L-altrosamine transaminase, which encodes MIPYGKHWIDEEDIQAVVEVLKSDFITQGPKIREFEEKLAVICGAKYAVVFNSGTSALHAAYFSLGLKEGDEFITSPLTFVATANAGLFLGAKPVFCDVEEDTGNIASEFLEDKVTEKTKLISVVHYAGHPCDMEKVKKIADKYGLAVVEDACHALGAKYKGTKIGSCKYSDVTVFSFHPVKHITTGEGGAVLTNREDVYEKLLMFRNHGITKDSRLFTTIPDGEWYYEMQFLGFNYRMTDIQASLGISQLRKLDKFVKRRREIAEIYSRAFKNNPYFETPVEKEYAYHSYHLYPIRLKDKRKREDIFRLLKEKELGVQVHYIPVYLHPYYQRLGYRKGKCPLAEEFYSREISLPIYPKMTEKEVHHVINVVNETFRKF
- the tnpA gene encoding IS200/IS605 family transposase, with the translated sequence MGKVNLKPNIRRGRTCVYNCNYHIVFSTKYRRKVLTPEVEDYLKKVIVETGVEKGFEVAMVEVGEQDHVHLFVSAHPKIAPSYIVKMVKGISARKLFLKFPELKKKLWKGHLWNPSYYIETIGSISEDVIGKYIENQKRK